CGgtggttcccaggaggtccagtcggcacccccctttgaccgccagtctacagaggatctcaagtacttcgcgcgtcaacaaacgcgccagatgatggtgaagacgttagccgaatggcgagcggcgacggaccctcaggagaagagatttctcttcacattgctcgagagcatgaatgacgatctgcgtggaggcggcagcggaggcggcggtgacagtggcgacggaggcggcggtggcggtggcgacggaggcgagggAGCCGacgtgtgattttttttaagcaATGTACTTTTTCGATTatgaatgtaattttttttaataatgtactttttaaaaaattttgtactttttttaatttattgtaatttttttaaaaattaaaatagtattattaatgtttctcgtatatgtctcgtaaattaaattctgtatattgtgttattagtgatgtggctattgatgtggctgggctatttatgatatgtcTAGGCTATGATTGGGCTATTTCTGatatggcaggaggatttttagtattgatgatgtggcaggaggagtttgtggctgggttatggctgggctattgctgggctataaccattgtggatgctgtTAGTTGAGTGGTAGTTAGCCGGCGTCGGATCGCCGCAGCGGAGAGTATGAGAATGTTAGTAAAGTGGATCGCGTAATCAGCCAATCACATTGCACCACCTGTATTCAACTTGCATCCCCAACAAATTAAGCCAATCACTTCACAAACCACTCATGTCTCCCAGCAAATCATCTTTATTAATTACGTATCATTGATTCTTAATTTAGATATTTAATTTCCAATAGTTGTTGCTACTTTATGTTTCACAACAAAAACTCTTAACTTGGTATGATTGATGGTTGAGGATTGTAATTCATAAAGTATACCGGAAAACAAAACTTGTGCGGTCATCATCGACTCGTTGGCGTGTTCCGTTGTTATTTGAACTCggaaaacattttttttcttttggtaGCTATCTCTCTGTGAATTGCAATTTCCCTTATAATATTCTGATCATATACCATGGCAATGCCTTGGAATTTACATAACATAAAGACAATGATTGGACCAGAGACGAAGTTGTCGTGTTGTGGACCAGATTCTGTTACACATGATTTTATGTTACAtaacataaaattattttttgtggtaGCAATAACCTAGGACCACTGCTATCTGTCGCTACGTTACTCCATTTcaatcaattaaaaatttataaatagtggagaaaacaattaaaaattaattagattTCAAAATATTGATCTCGATGAAATATATTTCTATCACGAACATTTTGAAAGTGAATTCTGAAGATAAATGGGAAATGATGAATTTAATTTATAGGTTTTAAACTTCTTCACAAACCGTAACTATTACTCCCTATGGAATCGAGTCGACCTCGCGCGATGTAATACTTTTACACTATAAATCTTGCAAGTTGCAATAGAAGTATTATTAGGAGCAATAACTAAATTTGTTAGGTCCATTTAATCCTAACACATTGTGCTCTAAATACACATAACTAACATGTTGATTATTGGGTGCAACTCACTAAACCACAGTCGACAAAAAAAGTGGGGTACATAATacatttaattcaattaaagtaCTATAATCCATCACAAGACAAAGACCAATAACAACCACCTACTATAATTCCAATGCCAATAATTTATTCAGCTACTTTTATTAGTAGTGAAATATCGGATCACGGTGTACATGATGCTTATTTGTATACCTTTCACTcgttataataataaaatgaaaatgtagACGCATCACATGATCGAGCATGCTTGAGGATTCTCCTCGATAAAGTAGTAATCACATCTTGTCACGAGACATGGCCTATCATGGCACCCGTACACATAGTAACCATCAAAGCATGGCTGCGGCATCGGCTGTGACCCATGCCCGAAGTAACACGGGCCCCCGCCGTATCCTTGCGAGCACGGCCCACAGCAATTTTTCACCGGGGAAGCCGGTGGCGTAGGTTGCTCCAATGGTCGAGCATCCTCGGGCTTTTCGGGCTTGAGAGGGTCAACAATTTCGATGCTTATGATGACTTTAGCACCTTTGCAGCATAATTTATCTCGAATTTTCTCGGGATTGCAGCATACAACAGTGATTACCACTTTATTTTCCTTCTCCTTGTAAACCTGGTCTCTAATTTCTCTTGtccaaaaaaatttaatcaactcagcaattaaaaataaaatttgaaatagtgAATAGCATAAAGTAGATAAATGATGGATGATGCATTATAGTAAAAGACTAATCAATTGCCaccacaaaaattaaaataaaatgataaaaacaaATGAATAGATACGGTTGGGTATGTACAGTTTAGACAATATCAAATTTGCAGATAAACCTACTTTTATTAGTACAAATGGCCGCATAGAATTGAATAtgtttattctttttttcaaataaacatatatttaaagtttgaatctcaacatGATAATGAAGATTCTTTGTATACCCTTCACACCGTATaacaataaaatgaaaatgtacACGCATTACATGATC
Above is a genomic segment from Salvia splendens isolate huo1 unplaced genomic scaffold, SspV2 ctg655, whole genome shotgun sequence containing:
- the LOC121790889 gene encoding uncharacterized protein LOC121790889, whose amino-acid sequence is MVLKVNLQCPCFYKKVKRIICKFPQIRDQVYKEKENKVVITVVCCNPEKIRDKLCCKGAKVIISIEIVDPLKPEKPEDARPLEQPTPPASPVKNCCGPCSQGYGGGPCYFGHGSQPMPQPCFDGYYVYGCHDRPCLVTRCDYYFIEENPQACSIM